A part of Phoenix dactylifera cultivar Barhee BC4 chromosome 2, palm_55x_up_171113_PBpolish2nd_filt_p, whole genome shotgun sequence genomic DNA contains:
- the LOC103699846 gene encoding glutathione S-transferase U18-like encodes MILERMAAAGEVVKLVGSWGSPFVVRVGIALHLKGVGYELLQEEFGKKSEILLKSNPVYKKMPVLIHNGKPICESMIIVEYVDEVWASAGPSILPADPYERAIARFWAAYIDDKLPSAVPILIGALEGSKEQAIEQIFTTVQLLEDAFTKCCKGKSFFGGETIGYIDIAFGSWLGGLKAVEKMVGIKFIDGEKLPLLVGWAERFCSNDAVVNIMPQVDMLIEFSKVFQKKN; translated from the exons ATGATTTTGGAGAGAATGGCAGCAGCTGGAGAGGTGGTGAAGTTGGTGGGTAGTTGGGGAAGCCCCTTTGTGGTCAGGGTGGGGATCGCCCTCCACCTCAAGGGGGTGGGCTACGAGCTCTTGCAAGAGGAGTTCGGGAAAAAGAGCGAGATCCTCCTCAAGTCCAATCCCGTCTACAAGAAGATGCCCGTCCTCATCCATAATGGCAAGCCCATTTGCGAGTCCATGATCATCGTCGAGTACGTCGACGAGGTATGGGCCAGTGCAGGGCCTTCCATCCTCCCCGCCGACCCCTATGAGCGCGCCATCGCTCGCTTCTGGGCTGCATACATCGATGACAAG CTTCCATCGGCAGTCCCGATCTTGATAGGAGCGCTTGAAGGGAGCAAGGAACAAGCAATAGAACAAATATTCACCACCGTCCAACTGCTGGAAGATGCTTTCACGAAATGTTGCAAAGGGAAAAGCTTCTTCGGCGGGGAGACTATTGGCTACATTGATATCGCCTTTGGTAGCTGGTTGGGGGGGCTGAAGGCAGTTGAGAAGATGGTCGGCATCAAATTTATTGACGGAGAAAAGTTACCTCTTTTGGTTGGATGGGCGGAGCGTTTCTGTTCCAACGATGCCGTGGTCAATATTATGCCTCAGGTCGATATGTTGATAGAATTCAGCAaggtttttcaaaaaaagaattGA
- the LOC103697453 gene encoding glutathione S-transferase U18-like: MILERMAEAGEEVKLVGRWGSPFVVRVGIALHLKGVGYESLQEEFGKKSEILLKSNPVYKKIPVLIHNGKPICESMIIVEYVDEVWASAGPSILPADPYERAIARFWAAYVDDKLPSAVRILLGLLEGSKEQAMEQIFTTVQLLEDAFTKCCRGKSFFGGETIGYIDIAFGSWLGWLKAVEKMFGIKFFDGEKLPLLVGWAELFCSNDAVVNIMPQVDTLIGYSKVFEKKN, translated from the exons ATGATTTTGGAGAGAATGGCAGAAGCTGGAGAGGAGGTGAAGTTGGTGGGTAGATGGGGAAGTCCCTTTGTGGTCAGGGTGGGGATCGCCCTCCACCTCAAGGGGGTGGGCTACGAGTCCTTGCAAGAGGAGTTCGGGAAAAAGAGCGAGATCCTCCTCAAGTCCAATCCCGTCTACAAGAAGATCCCCGTCCTCATCCACAATGGCAAGCCCATTTGCGAGTCCATGATCATCGTCGAGTACGTCGACGAGGTATGGGCCAGTGCAGGGCCTTCCATCCTCCCCGCCGACCCCTATGAGCGCGCCATCGCTCGCTTCTGGGCTGCATACGTCGACGACAAG CTTCCATCGGCTGTCCGGATCTTGTTAGGATTGCTTGAAGGGAGCAAGGAACAAGCAATGGAACAAATATTCACCACCGTCCAACTGCTGGAAGATGCTTTCACAAAATGTTGCAGAGGGAAAAGCTTCTTCGGCGGGGAGACTATTGGCTACATCGATATCGCCTTTGGTAGCTGGTTGGGGTGGTTGAAGGCAGTTGAGAAGATGTTCGGCATCAAATTTTTTGACGGAGAAAAGTTACCTCTTTTGGTTGGATGGGCGGAGCTTTTCTGCTCCAACGATGCCGTGGTCAATATTATGCCACAGGTCGATACGTTGATAGGATACAGCAaggtttttgaaaaaaagaattGA